The DNA window CTCTGCGCCATTACAAGCGCCCCGCCGATTGGACCGGCTCTTCGTGCGAAGGGCGGCTTTCCGCGGCCCAGACGGGGCCGGTATCCTTCATCTGCATTTCGATACACTCCAGGTCCACCTGGATGGCTCCACCTTCCGCAAAGATCAAGGTGGCAGTGCCCGACGGGGCGCTGGTCTCCTCGAACGCGATGGCGAGAAGGTTGAGAACCGCATCCTTGTTGGTCTGGTCGATGCCGCGGACCCGTACGCCCGTGACATTCTCAAAATGCATGCAGGTCAGCCGGCGCTGGGGGGTCGCCGCCTCCCAGTCATAGCGACGCGTCTGGATGGCGAAGCGCCGCTCCCGGGGCAGATAGGCGATGTCTCCCACCCGCAGCAGCGAATCCTGCAGGTGGGCGGAGATGACGGCAAGATCTTCCGGATCGAAAGCGACAAGTCTCAGGAGGTCCATGGGCCACCAACCTATTGTTGAACTTTAAGGTTTAGGTAGAGAGCCCTTGGCCCCAGCGCAACCTGCCCAGGGCGGCTTCTTCTTCATGCCTCCTCATGGAAAAGGCCGGCTGCCTCAGCCGGCCCCTCCCGATCCCTATCCTCTCAGGCGCTCGATCTGAGCGCCGCAACGGGCGAGCTTGGCCTCAAGCGCCTCGAAGCCCCGGTCCAGGTGATAGACCCGGTTGATTGTGGTCTCGCCTTCGGCCACGAGCCCTGCGATGACCAGGGACACGGAGGCACGCAGATCCGTCGCCATGACCGGCGCCCCCTTGAGGCCGGCGACGCCGTCCACATAGGCGCTGTCCCCGTCCAGGCGGATCTGGGCGCCCAGGCGGGCGAGCTCCTGCACGTGCATGAAGCGGTTCTCGAAGATCGTCTCGCGGATGCGGGACGTCCCGTTCGCCCGGGTCATGAGGGCCATGAACTGGGCCTGCAGATCGGTTGGGAAACCTGGGAAGGGATCTGTGGTAACATCTACCGGCTGAATCCCATTTCCGTTGCGCCGGATACGGATGCCGCCATGGGTCGGGGACACCTCGGCACCCGCCTGCCCCAGCACGTCGAGGGCGGCCTGAAGGTACTCGGACCGAGTGTTGTCCAGGATGAGGTCGCCGCCCGTCATGGCCACGGCCATGGCGTAGGTTCCGGTCTCGATCCGGTCCGGCATGACGTCATGGGAAGCGCCGCCGAGGCTGGTCACGCCTTCCACGATAATCTCCGAAGTGCCGGCCCCCTGGATTCTGGCCCCCATCTTGATCAGGCATTCCGCCAGATCCACCACTTCCGGCTCGCGGGCCGCATTGCGGATCACGGTGGTGCCCTGAGCAAGTGTCGCCGCCATCAGGGCCACATGGGTTCCGCCGACCGTCACCTTTGGGAAGTCGATCTCGGAACCGATAAGCCCCTTTGGGGCTGTCGCCACCACATAACCGGCCTCGATCTCGATGGCCGCGCCAAGCTTGGCGAGGGCCATGATGAGCAGATCGACCGGCCGGGTCCCGATGGCGCAGCCGCCGGGCATGGACACCTTGGCATGGCCGAACCGGGCCACCAGGGGGGCGATGACCCAGAAGCTCGCCCGCATGGTCGAAACCAGTTCGTAGGGAGCGGTCGTGTCGATGACGTTCTTGGCGGTCAGGCGGATGGTCTGGCCCGTTTCCGAGGACTGGCCCGGCCGGCGGCCGGCGATCGAATGGTCGACGCCGAAATTGCTCATGATCCGCAGGAGGGAGGAAATGTCGGCGAGCCGGGGCACATTGCCGAGTTCCAGGTTTTCCTCCGTCAGCAGGCTGGCGATCATCAGTGGCAGGGCCGCATTCTTGGCACCTGAAATCGGAATCAAGCCGTTGAGAGGCGCGCCGCCCCGGATGCGAATGCGATCCATCGAATTCCCTTTGCAGTATCTTGTCGAGCCATGCGCTATGCGCGCCTTGAGCGTTCTAAGCTAGTCGGACGGCTTGTCGCGCTCGGCGGAAACGCCCAAGCCTCCGGCTTCGTTTCCGGATGGCTTTGCAGCCTGACGTCCCCGGGCCTGAGCCTTCCGACGCTTGAGATTCTCTTTCAAGGCCGCCTTCAGCCGGTCAGCTTTCTCTTGCGATTTCACGTCAGTCATGGTTCACGCGACCCATCGTCGCCTTTACCAAATAGAGGCTTCGCAAGCGGCGCTCAACCGCAATATCACAGTTCAGGACTTTGACCCGGATCAATGTGATCTGGCATAATAGGTCCACTATCCCCGGGCATGTATTGCCCACCCGGTGAGATGATGGATTACCAAAACTTCTTCACGTCAGCCCTCGACCGCCTCCAGGCCGAGCGGCGTTACCGCGTTTTTGCCGATATCGAGCGACTGGCCGGTCGTTATCCCCAGGCTATCTGGCACTCTCCCGAAGGACCGCGCCCGATCACCGTCTGGTGCTCCAATGACTATCTCGGCATGGGCCAGAACCGGGATGTGACCCGGGCCATGGTGGAAGCCGCCTGGCGGCTGGGCACCGGGGCCGGTGGCACCCGCAACATCTCCGGCAACAGCAATCCCATCGTGGCGCTCGAGGCCGAGCTCGCCGACCTGCACGGCAAGGAGGCGGCCCTTGTCTTCACATCGGGCTATGTGTCGAACCAGACCGGCATTTCGACTCTGGCCAAGCTGATCCCCAACTGCCTGATCCTGTCGGACGCGCTCAACCACAATTCGATGATCGAGGGCGTGCGCCAGTCCGGCTGCGACAAGGCTATTTTCCGCCATAACGACCTCGAGCATCTGGAGGAACTCCTTCAGGCTGCCGGGGACCGGCCCAAGCTGATCGTGTTCGAGAGCGTCTATTCCATGGATGGGGATATCTCTCCGATCCACGCCATCTGTGACCTGGCTGAGCGCTACGGCGCCATGACCTATATCGACGAGGTCCATGCCGTCGGCATGTATGGCCCCCGCGGGGCCGGCATCGCCGAGCGCGAGGGCGCCATGCACCGGATCGATGTGATCGAAGGCACCTTGGGCAAGGCTTTCGGGGTCATGGGCGGGTATCTCACCGGCACCCGGGCTGTCATGGACGCCATCCGCAGCTTCGCTCCGGGTTTCATCTTCACCACCGCCCTGCCGCCCGCTGTCGCCGCCGCGGCCACCGCGTCGATCCGGCACCTGAAGGAATCCTCCGCTGAGCGCCAGCAGCAGCAGCGCCAAGTCGCTCGGACCAAGGCGGTTCTGGCCGGGGCCGGCCTGCCGGTCCTCGACACGGTCACGCATATCGTTCCGGTAATGGTGGGTGACGCGGAGGCCTGCAAGGCGGCCTCGGACCGCCTGCTGGAGAAGCACGGGATCTACATCCAGCCCATCAACTACCCCACCGTCCCCCGCGGCACGGAGCGCCTGCGCATCACTCCGGGGCCATTCCACTCGAACGCCCATATTGATGCCCTGGCGGCCGCCCTGGTGGAAGTCTGGACGGCGCTCAGGCTTCCTCTGGAGCCCAAAGTCCAGGCGGCCGAATAAAGATCATTTTCAAGCTTGCATGGAGGGCTGCCCTGTGGCAGTAAGCGGCCCTCCCCGTTGGCGCGCTGCCGTAGCTCAGTGGTAGAGCACTCCCTTGGTAAGGGAGAGGTCGAGAGTTCGATCCTCTCTGGCAGCACCAGCCAAAACCTCGCAAGTTCATGCATCGCAGGTTCTATAGCGGGATACTGGAACGCCGGTGCCGTGTAGAACACTGCAAGAACGATGGCCGCGACGCCCATTGGCCGCGTGAATGGCCGCCGTTCCGGCTAAAGCCATCAGCGGCGCCGCAGCTTGATGCCGGTGAGTTTATCCCCCGATTGGAATTTCCGAGGGATCCTCCTCAACATCGTTTTCACATGTTCCTTAACGGTATTCTGGCGGGGTACAGGGGTTTTTGAGTTCGGCTGCGTCATCCCACACTCCTCGTCCTGCTGGGCACGCGACGGCAGGTGCGGGCGACGATTGCGCATCCAGAAGATTTCTTCTGTGACCAAAGTCACACAATTCCCAGAATGAGACTAATTGCCAATAGACGCTTCCCCGTCCGGATGGAGTTGGCCGTCGAGGCGTTAGAACCAGGCGTTTTATGCAGGTCAATGTCCGGCGGTCGAGCATCTGCAGGGCTTAGAGAATTGGACGTTCTATGACGCGCCTCTGATCCAGCAACATCTTGGATGTTGAAGCCCGTGACGGCTTTCTCGGCGTGCCGGTGACATTCTGATTGGCCTGCCTTTCCGGATATAGGCGTTTGCTCAACCTACCTCCCTTGGATATCGGCGATGCTCCAGCATGGGTTTGCCACAATTGAGTGTCCAAACACGGTCTCCGATTGCGTGATTGTCGGAGAGCCCGGTGACCCACGTCTACGCCGCCAATGAAATGGTCGACCTTCTCGCCGTCCGGCACCCGTTCGACGATCCTGAACTCGTCGCGGTTAGAGTAGACACCATGCCTCTTGATCAGGCGACCGCAACAGTTGTCGAGACCTGGGCTGGGGACGAGTTTCGACAGATGAATGCCGTGATCCGTCGGCGGTCCGGCCCGAGCATCGATAGCTTCGAAGAGATCAAGCGTCTATACCAGCTCAACTTTGGATCGGTCGGCCACCTGCTCAAGCTTGGGCTCATCGGTTTTGGTCTGTTCATATAGCACTCAGGCAACCCCTGATCTGAGCGGCCCACTCCTTTAAACTCAACGAAACCCATCGCTCGGCATGGCTATGCTCCGGAAGATCTCGTGCTCATGGCCGCTCGCGCGGATCAGAGGATAGAGCGAGACAGGCTCAGGATGCCAGCTCAGAAAAATTCGCACGAGCCCGGATTAGGAGCCTCGTAGGTTGCGTATACCTGGCATGAACGACGTGAAGCGCATGGACATCATCGGCCTATTGGGTCCTTTACGGCGCTATGCCCGCTCCCTGACGCGCGACGAGGCGCAGGCGGAGGACTTGGTGCAGGATGCACTCGTGCGGGCCTACGAGCACAAGGCATCGTTCCGTCCCAGCGGCAACCTGCGCGGGTGGCTGCTCTCGATCGTCCATAACGCCTTTATCGACAACCGGCGTCGTCGCATCGCGGAGCTTCGACGCTGGGAGCAGGCTGCGGAGCTGGCCGAAAGCGCCGCCATGCCCGACCAGGAGAGCCGCGTCCGGCTTCAGCAGGTTCAGGCGGCCTTCATGAGCCTGCCCGACGAGCAGCGGGCCGCCCTGCATCTGGTGGCCATCGAAGGCTTGTCGTACCAGGAGGCCGCCACGGCCCTCAAGATTCCCGTCGGCACCCTCATGTCCCGACTCGGGCGCGCCCGTGCCGCGCTCCGCGCTTTCGAGGCGGGCATCAGCCAACCCGGAGAGCCCGCGCCCAAGCGCCCCGACCTGCGCATCGTTGGAGGATCTGATGTCTGATCCGATCACAGAAACGGATCTTCTCGCCTATGTGGATGACCAGCTCGACCCGGCCAGGCGGATTGAGGTCGAGGAGCATCTAGCCCGGGATCCGGACGCGGCCGCGCGTATTATGGCCGATCTGAAGGACAGAGACACGCTCCGCTTGCTCCAGGCGGCTCCCCTGCCCCGTCCCGGGGAGCCTATGTTGGCGGCGGCAACCCGGCTCGAGCGCGCGCTCGCATGGCGGGAGGTCGGTCTGAAGTTGCGTCGCATCGCGGCCGTCGCGGCGCTGATCGGAATCGGCTGGGTCGCTCACGGACAGGTGGGCCTGGGCATCACCGACAGCGAGGCCTCGCCGAAGCCGCCAGCTTTTGTCGAGGATGCCGTCCATTCGCATGCAACCTCGCTCCTGCGGGCCCGCATGACGTCCCAGCACGAAACGACCGATTTCGACACTGCGGAGATCCTTGCGGTAACGGGAATCCAGCTGCCCGCCTTCCCTGCCGAATGGGTGGTACGGGATGTGCAGGTCTTTCCATCGCGGTACGGCCACAGCGTTGAGGTCGCGATCGATGCCGGCTCACTCGGGCGCGTGTCATTGTTCGCCGCCCAGGTGCCCGCGTTCGACGTGATTTCCCCGACCCCTGCCCGGATCGAGAACGCGCAGGCTGTCTATTGGCAGCGAGGCCTGCTCGCTTACGCCCTGACCGGTGCCGGCAGCGACAAGGCCATCGAGCGGGCCGCCCTGCGCCTGTCCCATACGCTTCAGTGATACATAACAGGAGGACCAGTGATGAATACACCTTACACTTGGCAGACGGCCGCGGCGCGTCCGAGCGGCGCCGTCTTCGACGAAGGCCTGCGCCAGCACATGCTGCGGGTCTACAACTACATGGGGATCGGCCTCGTGGTGACGGGACTCGTGGCGTTCTTCGTCGCCTCGACCCCTGCCCTCTACGTGCCGATCTTCCAGACCCCGCTTAAATGGGTGGTGATGCTGGCGCCGCTGGCCTTCATCTTCTTCTTCTCGTTCCGCATGGATCGGATGACCGCGGCCTCCGCACGCACGGCCTTCTTCGCCTTCTCGGCCGTGATGGGACTTTCGCTCGCATCCGTATTCCTGGTGTTCACCGGCGCGAGCATCGCGCGCACCTTCTTCATCACGGCCACCATGTTCGGCGCCACAAGCCTCTATGGCTACACGACCAAGCGCGACCTCTCCCGGTTCGGCTCCTTCCTGATCATGGGCCTGATCGGAATCATCATTGCGTCGCTGGTCAACATCTTCCTCGCATCGAGCGCCTTGCAGTTCGCGATCTCGATCATCGGCGTGCTCGTGTTCACGGGACTGACTGCCTACGATACGCAGACCATCAAGGAACAGTATGCCGAGGGCTTCGGGCACGAGGCAAACAGCAAGATGGCCGTGTTCGGCGCGCTCTCCCTCTATTTGAACTTCATCAACCTGTTCCAGCTCCTCCTCAGCCTCACCGGGCAGCGGGAGGAATAATCTCTCCACCACAACGTCATTGCATCAGAGGATCCTCATTCATGGACCATCAGGACCGTCAGGCCATCGAGCAGCTATTCGGCAAGATCACACAGGTGGAGCGCCAATCCACCCCCCCGGACGCTCAGGCGGCGGAGTTCATCCGGGCGCAGATCGGCCAGCAGCCGAATGCCCCTTACTACATGGCCCAGACCATCGTGGTGCAGGAGCAGGCGCTGAGCGCTGCCCAAGGCCGCATCCAACAGCTGGAGCATGAACTCGCCAGCCGCCGTGCAGGTGGAGGCGGATTCCTTGCCGGCCTGTTCGGCGGGCAGTCCCGTCCGCAGCAGCAACCCTCGTACCAGCCCTATCAGCAGCCGGCGCAGGGCATGCCGCCTCACATGGCACCCGGCATGATGGGCGGCATGGCACCGCAGCGCGGCGGGGGCGGCTTCCTGGCCGGCGCCGCTCAGACTGCGATGGGTGTCGCCGGCGGCGTTCTCATCGGCAACATGATTGCGGGAGCCTTCTCCGGCGGAGAGGCGAACGCGGCTGACGCCGGACAGCCGGAGCCGCAGCAGGCTTCGGCCGAGGATGCCGGTGACGACTTCGGTTTCGAGGAAGACATCTAAGTCAAATAAGCGATGGAGCGGCCCCCTGACCATGGGCAGGCCGCTCCATACCCATATCTCCCGGTCCGAGATCCGCCTACTTCATCCGGATCCCGGCAGGACTCGGCATCGCCGAGACATCTGTCCCTGCAGACATCACAACAATGGCCGAACGTCGGATCAGCCGAGATTGCCACCGGCCCATCCGGCTGAAACAATGCGTGTCAAGGCAGGGATGAAAGGAACATCGCGTGGACTTTTCCTGGCTTTCGGATCCGACGGCCCTTGTCGCCTTGGCGACCTTGGTCGTCATGGAGGTGGTGCTCGGCATCGACAACCTGATCTTCATCTCGATCCTCACCAACAAGCTGCCCGAGCATCAGCGCTCCAAAGCCCGCCGCATCGGCATCGGCCTGGCGCTGATCCTGCGCCTCGGCTTGCTCGGCACCATCGCCATCATCGTCACCTTGACGGAACCGATCTTCACCCTGTTCGGGCACTCCTTCTCATGGCGCGACCTGATCCTGATCGGTGGCGGTCTCTTCCTCGTCTGGAAGGCCACGAAGGAGATCCACCACAATGTGGATCCGACCCCGTCAGAGGATGTATTCGACACGGCGAAGCCAACCCTGACCTTCGGCTCCGCGATCACCCAGATCCTTCTGCTCGATCTCGTCTTCTCACTGGACAGCATCATCACGGCGGTTGGTATGACCGACATCGTCATGATCATGGTGATCGCAGTCGTTGCCGCCGTAACGGTGATGCTACTGGCCGCCAACCCGCTCGCGACATTCATCCAGAACAACCCGACCGTGGTCATGCTGGCGCTCGGCTTCCTGTTGATGATTGGCATGACTCTGATTGCGGAAGGCTTCGGCGCCCACGTGCCCAAAGGCTACATCTACGCCGCAATGGCATTCTCGGCCCTGATCGAAGGCTTGAACATGCTCTCGCGACGCACCGCGCGCCGGAAGGCTCCGTCTGGCCAATCCGCCGAACAATAAATGGATAGAAGGAGGCGTTGCCCGCGCCTCCTTTACCTTCAGCACGATGATACGAACGGTAGAACTGAATGATCAGCCATAATCGCTTCGCCGCGTCCGCCTTGGTCCTATTCGGCACCCTCTCGGTTTCCCCGAGCAGCGCCCTTGCTCAGGGTGCCAGCGCCCATCGAAGCACGGACGTGGTGGCGGGCAAGTCGCATCGGCTGGGCGTCTACGGCAATGTCCAAAAGGACTGCACATCGGGACCGTTGCCGGTGATCAAGGTGATGACCTCGCCAAAGCATGGCGAACTGAATGTGCGCAGTGGCACCCTGAAAGCAGGTCGCATCGCCCGCTGTCCGAGCCTCGCGGCGAAGGCGCAAGGAGTCTTCTACAAGGCAAATCCCAATTTCAAGGGAAGCGATCAGGTGGGCTACGAAGTCCGCTCAGCCAGCGGCAAGGTGGAAAGCCACTTCGTCACTGTTGTGGTGAAAGAAGCACCCGCATCGGGTACTACCCCGGATACGGATCAGGATCTCTGAAGGCGGCCCCTGATCCGCTCACGTTAGATCGAGACGACCCAGGAACCCGCAGATGTCATGACGACGTGCTTGATCCCCAGATGACGGCAGGGAAGGCGTCCTCGGCATTGGATGCCTGACGTATCGCCGTCATCATGCTCCCATCGC is part of the Microvirga terrae genome and encodes:
- a CDS encoding DUF2948 family protein, yielding MDLLRLVAFDPEDLAVISAHLQDSLLRVGDIAYLPRERRFAIQTRRYDWEAATPQRRLTCMHFENVTGVRVRGIDQTNKDAVLNLLAIAFEETSAPSGTATLIFAEGGAIQVDLECIEMQMKDTGPVWAAESRPSHEEPVQSAGRL
- the murA gene encoding UDP-N-acetylglucosamine 1-carboxyvinyltransferase, with protein sequence MDRIRIRGGAPLNGLIPISGAKNAALPLMIASLLTEENLELGNVPRLADISSLLRIMSNFGVDHSIAGRRPGQSSETGQTIRLTAKNVIDTTAPYELVSTMRASFWVIAPLVARFGHAKVSMPGGCAIGTRPVDLLIMALAKLGAAIEIEAGYVVATAPKGLIGSEIDFPKVTVGGTHVALMAATLAQGTTVIRNAAREPEVVDLAECLIKMGARIQGAGTSEIIVEGVTSLGGASHDVMPDRIETGTYAMAVAMTGGDLILDNTRSEYLQAALDVLGQAGAEVSPTHGGIRIRRNGNGIQPVDVTTDPFPGFPTDLQAQFMALMTRANGTSRIRETIFENRFMHVQELARLGAQIRLDGDSAYVDGVAGLKGAPVMATDLRASVSLVIAGLVAEGETTINRVYHLDRGFEALEAKLARCGAQIERLRG
- the hemA gene encoding 5-aminolevulinate synthase, which produces MDYQNFFTSALDRLQAERRYRVFADIERLAGRYPQAIWHSPEGPRPITVWCSNDYLGMGQNRDVTRAMVEAAWRLGTGAGGTRNISGNSNPIVALEAELADLHGKEAALVFTSGYVSNQTGISTLAKLIPNCLILSDALNHNSMIEGVRQSGCDKAIFRHNDLEHLEELLQAAGDRPKLIVFESVYSMDGDISPIHAICDLAERYGAMTYIDEVHAVGMYGPRGAGIAEREGAMHRIDVIEGTLGKAFGVMGGYLTGTRAVMDAIRSFAPGFIFTTALPPAVAAAATASIRHLKESSAERQQQQRQVARTKAVLAGAGLPVLDTVTHIVPVMVGDAEACKAASDRLLEKHGIYIQPINYPTVPRGTERLRITPGPFHSNAHIDALAAALVEVWTALRLPLEPKVQAAE
- a CDS encoding sigma-70 family RNA polymerase sigma factor, which gives rise to MNDVKRMDIIGLLGPLRRYARSLTRDEAQAEDLVQDALVRAYEHKASFRPSGNLRGWLLSIVHNAFIDNRRRRIAELRRWEQAAELAESAAMPDQESRVRLQQVQAAFMSLPDEQRAALHLVAIEGLSYQEAATALKIPVGTLMSRLGRARAALRAFEAGISQPGEPAPKRPDLRIVGGSDV
- a CDS encoding anti-sigma factor family protein, coding for MSDPITETDLLAYVDDQLDPARRIEVEEHLARDPDAAARIMADLKDRDTLRLLQAAPLPRPGEPMLAAATRLERALAWREVGLKLRRIAAVAALIGIGWVAHGQVGLGITDSEASPKPPAFVEDAVHSHATSLLRARMTSQHETTDFDTAEILAVTGIQLPAFPAEWVVRDVQVFPSRYGHSVEVAIDAGSLGRVSLFAAQVPAFDVISPTPARIENAQAVYWQRGLLAYALTGAGSDKAIERAALRLSHTLQ
- a CDS encoding Bax inhibitor-1/YccA family protein — encoded protein: MNTPYTWQTAAARPSGAVFDEGLRQHMLRVYNYMGIGLVVTGLVAFFVASTPALYVPIFQTPLKWVVMLAPLAFIFFFSFRMDRMTAASARTAFFAFSAVMGLSLASVFLVFTGASIARTFFITATMFGATSLYGYTTKRDLSRFGSFLIMGLIGIIIASLVNIFLASSALQFAISIIGVLVFTGLTAYDTQTIKEQYAEGFGHEANSKMAVFGALSLYLNFINLFQLLLSLTGQREE
- a CDS encoding DUF2076 domain-containing protein; this translates as MDHQDRQAIEQLFGKITQVERQSTPPDAQAAEFIRAQIGQQPNAPYYMAQTIVVQEQALSAAQGRIQQLEHELASRRAGGGGFLAGLFGGQSRPQQQPSYQPYQQPAQGMPPHMAPGMMGGMAPQRGGGGFLAGAAQTAMGVAGGVLIGNMIAGAFSGGEANAADAGQPEPQQASAEDAGDDFGFEEDI
- a CDS encoding TerC family protein, whose translation is MEVVLGIDNLIFISILTNKLPEHQRSKARRIGIGLALILRLGLLGTIAIIVTLTEPIFTLFGHSFSWRDLILIGGGLFLVWKATKEIHHNVDPTPSEDVFDTAKPTLTFGSAITQILLLDLVFSLDSIITAVGMTDIVMIMVIAVVAAVTVMLLAANPLATFIQNNPTVVMLALGFLLMIGMTLIAEGFGAHVPKGYIYAAMAFSALIEGLNMLSRRTARRKAPSGQSAEQ
- a CDS encoding 4-aminobutyrate aminotransferase, whose translation is MISHNRFAASALVLFGTLSVSPSSALAQGASAHRSTDVVAGKSHRLGVYGNVQKDCTSGPLPVIKVMTSPKHGELNVRSGTLKAGRIARCPSLAAKAQGVFYKANPNFKGSDQVGYEVRSASGKVESHFVTVVVKEAPASGTTPDTDQDL